The Pricia mediterranea genome includes a window with the following:
- a CDS encoding L-serine ammonia-lyase: MESISIFDMLKIGVGPSSSHTLGPWRAAERWISELKAAELFDQVESIRVHVYGSLSLTGKGHATDYAVMLGLSGTDPVEIPIEDIHGIVEEIQDIHILNFGKKRKLSFDPKEDILFHRKFLEYHANGLRFEATLRSGKKKATTYYSIGGGFVVTKERKNAKRKQATFATFPYPVQNGKELLAYCNAKKLSISELVLENERSLRSDSEIDANIQKVWDTMLESMYLGCHTEGKLPGGLNVQRRAYPMNKNMLNDIKAYETPESWLKTIRNTEVKFRQILKWVSCFALAVNEVNASLGRVVTAPTNGSAGVIPAVIMYYMVIENHEADFSHIKQFLLVAGEIGSIFKKGATISAAMGGCQAEIGVSSSMAAGGLTELLGGSPEQVLMAAEIAMEHHLGLTCDPIAGLVQIPCIERNSMGAIKAINAAELALGSDPKDAKVPLDKVVKTMWATAKDMSSKYKETSEGGLAVGINMSDC; encoded by the coding sequence ATGGAATCCATCAGTATCTTCGATATGCTAAAAATCGGTGTCGGTCCGTCCAGTTCCCACACGTTAGGCCCTTGGCGGGCGGCCGAGCGATGGATCTCGGAACTGAAGGCCGCCGAGCTTTTTGACCAGGTTGAAAGCATCCGGGTACATGTATACGGCTCATTGTCCCTTACGGGAAAGGGCCATGCGACGGATTATGCCGTGATGCTTGGACTATCAGGCACAGATCCCGTTGAAATTCCAATTGAAGATATCCATGGAATTGTCGAAGAGATTCAGGATATTCATATCCTTAATTTTGGGAAGAAGCGGAAACTGTCCTTCGACCCGAAGGAGGATATCCTTTTCCACAGGAAGTTTTTGGAATACCATGCCAACGGACTCCGATTCGAGGCGACCTTACGTTCGGGAAAAAAGAAAGCGACTACCTATTATTCTATCGGAGGCGGATTTGTCGTTACCAAAGAGCGAAAAAATGCCAAGCGCAAACAGGCGACCTTCGCTACCTTCCCCTATCCCGTTCAAAACGGAAAAGAATTGCTGGCCTACTGCAACGCTAAAAAATTATCAATTTCAGAGCTGGTGCTTGAAAACGAGCGCTCCCTTCGCAGCGATTCCGAAATCGATGCGAATATTCAGAAGGTATGGGACACCATGCTGGAAAGTATGTACCTAGGATGCCATACCGAAGGGAAATTGCCGGGGGGACTCAACGTACAGCGACGGGCCTACCCGATGAACAAAAATATGTTGAACGACATTAAGGCATACGAAACGCCCGAAAGCTGGTTGAAAACCATACGGAATACCGAAGTGAAGTTCAGGCAAATATTGAAATGGGTGAGCTGTTTCGCCTTGGCCGTTAATGAGGTCAATGCCTCTCTGGGGCGGGTCGTAACCGCCCCGACCAACGGAAGTGCCGGCGTGATTCCCGCCGTTATCATGTATTATATGGTCATCGAAAACCATGAGGCGGACTTCAGCCATATCAAGCAGTTTTTGCTGGTAGCGGGCGAAATCGGCAGCATCTTTAAAAAGGGTGCCACCATTTCCGCGGCCATGGGCGGTTGCCAAGCGGAAATCGGGGTGTCGTCGTCCATGGCGGCCGGTGGCTTGACCGAACTTCTGGGCGGCTCTCCCGAACAGGTGTTGATGGCCGCCGAAATCGCCATGGAGCATCACCTCGGCCTTACCTGTGATCCGATCGCGGGGCTTGTTCAAATACCCTGTATCGAACGCAACTCAATGGGTGCCATAAAGGCCATCAACGCGGCCGAACTGGCCCTCGGTTCCGACCCCAAGGATGCCAAGGTACCCTTGGACAAAGTGGTGAAGACCATGTGGGCCACCGCCAAGGATATGAGCTCTAAATATAAGGAAACCTCCGAAGGCGGACTTGCCGTCGGCATCAATATGAGCGATTGCTAG
- the dnaK gene encoding molecular chaperone DnaK, with product MSKIIGIDLGTTNSCVSVMEGNEPVVIPNAEGKRTTPSVIAFVEGGEIKVGDPAKRQAVTNPEKTIYSIKRFMGNKYSESEKEAKRVPYKVVKGDNNTPRVVVDDRKYTPQELSAMILQKMKKTAEDYLGQDVTRAVVTVPAYFNDSQRQATKEAGEIAGLTVERIINEPTAASLAYGLDKKETDQKVAVFDFGGGTHDVSILELGDGVFEVLSTEGDTHLGGDDVDQKIIDWLAEEFKKDEDIDLRDDAMALQRLREAAEKAKIELSSSAQTEINLPYVTATASGPKHLVRTLTRSKFEQLIDDLVKRTIEPCKNALKAAGLSKSDIDQVILVGGSTRIPAVQEAVEKFFGKKPSKGVNPDEVVAIGAAIQGGVLTGDVKDVLLLDVTPLSLGIETMGSVMTKLIEANTTIPTKKSQVFSTAADNQPSVEIHVLQGERPMATDNKTIGRFHLDGIPPAPRGTPQIEVTFDIDANGIIKVSATDKATGKSQDIRIEASSGLTEEEIKKMKAEAEANAESDKQAKETADKLNEADSMIFQTEKQLKEFGDKLSDDKKKPIEEALEELKKAHESKDLAQITPALEKINEAWKVASEEMYKAQADAQQAGGPSDNGQDTADAGPDAKQGDDVEDVDFEEVK from the coding sequence ATGAGTAAGATTATAGGAATTGATTTGGGTACGACCAACTCCTGCGTTTCCGTGATGGAGGGTAATGAGCCGGTGGTAATACCCAACGCGGAAGGAAAGCGGACTACCCCGTCCGTCATCGCTTTTGTAGAAGGCGGTGAAATTAAGGTGGGCGATCCCGCCAAACGACAGGCGGTGACGAATCCCGAAAAAACGATTTATTCCATCAAGCGTTTTATGGGGAACAAATACTCCGAATCCGAGAAGGAAGCCAAAAGAGTTCCCTATAAAGTGGTCAAAGGCGACAACAATACGCCAAGAGTAGTTGTCGACGACCGTAAATATACGCCTCAGGAGCTTTCCGCCATGATACTTCAAAAAATGAAGAAGACGGCCGAGGATTATTTGGGACAGGATGTGACCCGAGCGGTCGTAACCGTGCCTGCATACTTCAACGACTCGCAGCGTCAGGCCACCAAAGAAGCCGGCGAGATTGCGGGATTGACCGTAGAGCGAATTATCAACGAACCGACTGCGGCTTCATTGGCATACGGACTCGACAAGAAAGAGACCGACCAAAAAGTGGCCGTGTTCGATTTCGGTGGTGGTACCCATGACGTTTCCATCCTTGAGTTGGGTGACGGGGTCTTCGAAGTACTTTCTACCGAGGGCGATACCCACTTGGGTGGTGACGATGTCGATCAAAAGATTATCGATTGGTTGGCCGAAGAATTTAAAAAGGATGAGGATATCGACCTGCGTGACGATGCCATGGCGCTGCAACGTTTAAGGGAAGCTGCGGAAAAAGCGAAAATCGAATTATCTTCTTCTGCACAGACCGAGATCAATTTGCCCTACGTAACCGCGACCGCTTCAGGTCCCAAGCACTTGGTACGTACCCTGACCCGTTCGAAGTTCGAGCAATTGATCGACGATTTGGTCAAACGCACCATCGAACCGTGTAAGAATGCGTTAAAGGCAGCGGGACTCTCAAAAAGTGATATCGACCAAGTCATTTTGGTGGGGGGATCTACCAGAATACCTGCCGTACAGGAGGCCGTTGAAAAGTTCTTCGGAAAAAAACCATCAAAAGGAGTGAATCCCGATGAAGTTGTGGCCATCGGTGCCGCGATTCAGGGCGGGGTCTTGACCGGAGATGTTAAAGATGTATTGCTATTGGATGTTACGCCGTTATCCTTGGGTATCGAAACTATGGGAAGCGTAATGACAAAACTGATAGAGGCCAACACCACGATTCCGACGAAAAAATCACAGGTGTTCTCTACGGCTGCCGATAACCAGCCTTCTGTTGAGATTCACGTGTTACAGGGCGAGCGCCCCATGGCGACGGACAATAAAACGATAGGGCGATTCCATTTAGACGGAATTCCCCCCGCGCCACGAGGAACGCCACAGATCGAGGTGACTTTCGACATTGATGCAAACGGTATCATCAAGGTTTCCGCGACCGATAAGGCGACCGGTAAATCACAGGACATCCGTATCGAGGCGTCTTCAGGATTGACCGAAGAGGAAATCAAGAAGATGAAGGCCGAGGCGGAGGCCAACGCGGAATCCGACAAGCAGGCGAAGGAAACTGCCGACAAGCTCAACGAGGCCGATAGCATGATTTTCCAGACCGAGAAGCAATTGAAGGAATTCGGGGACAAGCTTTCCGATGATAAGAAAAAGCCGATCGAAGAGGCCTTGGAGGAACTGAAAAAAGCCCACGAGAGCAAAGATTTGGCCCAGATTACGCCAGCTTTGGAAAAAATCAACGAGGCTTGGAAAGTAGCTTCCGAAGAGATGTACAAGGCCCAGGCCGATGCGCAGCAAGCGGGTGGACCTTCCGACAACGGACAGGATACCGCCGACGCAGGTCCGGATGCCAAACAAGGCGACGACGTCGAGGATGTAGATTTCGAAGAGGTGAAGTAG
- a CDS encoding fasciclin domain-containing protein, which yields MKKLILNGLAVVMAIGAYATPTGVENQPPKNGKVELQDTPTIVGVASGNDDFSTLVAAVKAADLVETLSSDGPFTVFAPTNSAFGALPDGTVETLLKPENKQKLTSILTYHVVSGKVMAADVVKAIKDNNGKYMVDTVQGNKLTFSLDGQNVVLTDAKGGTATVAMADVDASNGVIHAIDSVVMP from the coding sequence ATGAAAAAGTTAATTTTAAATGGTTTAGCAGTTGTAATGGCTATAGGGGCTTACGCGACCCCAACAGGAGTGGAAAATCAGCCACCAAAGAACGGTAAAGTCGAACTGCAAGACACACCCACTATTGTCGGTGTAGCATCTGGAAATGATGACTTTAGTACTTTGGTCGCGGCAGTCAAGGCTGCGGACCTAGTTGAGACCCTGAGTTCTGATGGACCTTTCACGGTCTTCGCTCCAACCAATTCTGCCTTTGGGGCCTTGCCGGACGGGACTGTAGAAACACTTTTAAAGCCTGAGAACAAGCAAAAACTGACTTCTATATTGACGTATCACGTGGTTTCAGGGAAGGTTATGGCAGCCGATGTCGTAAAAGCAATTAAAGACAATAATGGGAAATATATGGTCGACACCGTGCAAGGCAACAAGTTGACTTTCTCCCTTGACGGCCAGAATGTAGTCCTTACCGATGCTAAAGGAGGTACCGCTACAGTAGCTATGGCAGATGTTGACGCTTCCAATGGTGTCATCCATGCTATTGATTCGGTGGTCATGCCGTAA
- a CDS encoding YybH family protein — translation MKIRTLSIALLLLVSTHVSSAQNKDVETIKSILDQQRKAWSNNDLEGFMEGYWESDSLTYYSGGKITRGWQTTLDNYKSGYPTKKDTGALNFKIDAITKINADAYYVMGQYFLSLDSGDRNGTFMIIFKRIDGKLKIIADSSC, via the coding sequence ATGAAAATCAGGACGCTCTCTATAGCCCTTTTACTTCTTGTATCTACCCATGTATCATCCGCCCAAAACAAAGATGTGGAAACGATCAAATCCATTCTCGACCAACAGCGCAAGGCCTGGTCGAACAATGATCTGGAAGGATTTATGGAGGGCTATTGGGAGTCCGACTCCCTAACCTACTACAGCGGAGGAAAAATTACCCGCGGTTGGCAGACTACCTTGGACAACTATAAAAGCGGATACCCGACCAAAAAGGATACGGGTGCCTTAAATTTCAAGATCGATGCCATTACGAAAATCAATGCGGACGCGTATTATGTGATGGGACAATATTTTCTTTCTCTAGATAGTGGGGATCGTAACGGTACTTTTATGATTATTTTCAAAAGAATTGACGGGAAGTTGAAAATAATTGCCGATTCTTCGTGCTAA
- a CDS encoding RNA polymerase sigma factor: MEIGFNDNTFLMRQLKKGNEKAYAYLVDTYHHRLCCYVQSLVKDKSKAEDIVQNVFIRTWERRRSLKTEFTIKSFLYRSVHNEFIDQYRRQKSVTTLEQKYMEEMERITPKDDALLEKLLCFVQREIQNLPPKCKKIFLMSKEEGCTNGEIADHLNVTKKTIEYHITKAFVILRQKANDHKEQLTN; encoded by the coding sequence ATGGAAATCGGATTTAACGACAATACGTTCTTGATGCGCCAGCTAAAGAAGGGGAATGAAAAAGCCTATGCCTATCTGGTTGATACATACCATCATCGTCTTTGCTGCTATGTCCAAAGTTTGGTAAAGGATAAGAGCAAGGCGGAAGACATTGTACAGAATGTCTTTATTAGAACCTGGGAACGACGCCGTAGTCTGAAAACGGAATTTACCATCAAGAGCTTTCTCTATCGTTCCGTACATAACGAATTTATCGACCAGTACAGAAGACAGAAGTCGGTCACCACCCTGGAACAAAAGTACATGGAAGAGATGGAGCGGATTACACCAAAGGATGATGCTCTTTTGGAAAAACTACTTTGCTTCGTACAGCGAGAAATTCAGAACTTGCCCCCAAAGTGTAAAAAGATATTTTTAATGAGTAAGGAAGAAGGTTGTACCAACGGTGAAATCGCCGACCACTTGAATGTGACTAAGAAAACTATTGAATACCATATTACCAAGGCCTTCGTAATTCTAAGGCAAAAAGCGAACGATCATAAGGAGCAGTTAACGAATTGA
- a CDS encoding FecR family protein, producing the protein MGEYDSEKVKQRLLKRIRQDKRDLLKRRALRAFQYTVVGLVCLGLGYGYYTMSAPHQDVRMLNHGNEIVLQQSDGSYKAIRDNINTSIRSKNGRRIGFLKGNQLLYYGTPTTEELGFNTLSVPYKKQFKLILGDGTKVHLNAGTTLKYPVQFKSGSEREVFLDGEGYFEVARDQEHPFIVNTNALNIQVLGTEFNVSAYSDDVNISTVLVEGSVGFFERDETFDAIKSQRLDPGHIANWQKKDGSMQIEETDTDLYTGWMEGKIIFNHTPFKKIRKILERNYNVVISNGYEELDEVRFTASFDTETIEQVLHTFSKNYPMRYTVDDREIVIKKP; encoded by the coding sequence ATGGGTGAATACGATTCCGAGAAGGTCAAGCAAAGACTATTAAAAAGAATCCGTCAAGACAAGCGTGACCTGCTAAAAAGACGTGCGTTAAGGGCATTTCAATATACCGTTGTGGGACTTGTGTGCTTGGGACTTGGATACGGATACTATACCATGTCTGCCCCACATCAAGATGTACGGATGCTAAATCACGGGAATGAAATCGTGCTGCAGCAATCCGACGGGTCCTATAAGGCCATCCGAGATAATATCAACACCTCGATAAGGAGCAAAAATGGCCGTCGGATAGGATTCCTAAAAGGGAATCAACTGCTATACTACGGTACACCGACCACCGAAGAATTAGGCTTTAACACCCTTAGCGTACCTTATAAAAAACAATTTAAATTGATATTGGGCGATGGCACTAAAGTCCATCTCAATGCGGGCACTACCTTAAAATATCCAGTGCAGTTCAAAAGTGGAAGTGAGCGCGAGGTTTTTTTGGATGGAGAAGGTTATTTCGAAGTTGCAAGGGATCAAGAACATCCTTTTATCGTGAATACGAACGCCTTGAACATACAGGTTTTGGGGACAGAGTTCAACGTATCAGCGTATTCGGATGATGTCAACATCAGCACGGTACTAGTAGAAGGATCAGTAGGGTTTTTTGAAAGGGATGAAACATTCGATGCAATAAAAAGTCAAAGATTAGATCCCGGGCACATCGCAAATTGGCAAAAGAAAGACGGCTCAATGCAAATAGAAGAAACGGATACAGACCTTTACACGGGGTGGATGGAGGGAAAAATAATTTTTAACCACACTCCGTTCAAGAAAATCCGCAAAATATTAGAGAGAAATTACAATGTTGTGATTTCCAATGGGTATGAAGAACTTGACGAGGTAAGATTTACGGCCAGTTTCGATACGGAGACCATTGAACAGGTCTTACACACATTCAGTAAAAATTATCCAATGCGCTATACGGTCGACGACCGCGAAATAGTTATCAAAAAGCCTTAA
- a CDS encoding SusC/RagA family TonB-linked outer membrane protein: MKNTIKKIGGYAIYPLKFHQKMKLCFYLFAIVFFQAQGSPSEDTKITLTLKNASIETVLQKIETLTEFKILYNDDQIDYKRKVTVEYVDETVMKILSELFADTPVTFEIFESQIILTRTLPVVANEEVEQTAQNVQQEVSGKVTDANGAPIPGVSVLEKNTTNGTATDFEGNYTIATGSNATLVFSALGFGTKEVVVGQSSTIDVSLEEDSQALDEVVVTALGIKQETRKLGYAVAKVDAEEVNVNRSSNFMNSLQGKVAGVNVSALGTGPGGSSKVRIRGQSSISGTNNPLIVVNGVPIDNTSFGTNIGSSGSSGELGTSSGGVTSDGGDGFSSINPDDIESMTVLKGATGAALYGSRAKDGVIMITTKTRGSGQGIGVAYTISVADQNPLDFTDYQYEYGQGENGVRPTSANPTSGQWSFGEKFQPGMTQVLYDGLVLPYEPVYDRVKKFYRHGLDVTNSISLSGGGDKGGFNLSMSNLDSRGITPNNEFKRITASLGATYNLSEKLSFTTNINYSNEKNTNPPNVGQQDNTIPVSLFNVANSMPLDVWKANAFDENGNEIVYSRFRNRTNPYFVLAKQFNNITRDRVFGNASFKYNFFPWLFGQVRAGQDYWSRDQDYNGFPTGQASRPPAPDGFVNGTYTQEVRRFRETNVDFLLSATKDFGEDFGFGLTLGGNKMKRVSKLNRVNVTDFIIRDLYTVQNGRVKDPIFNLSERGVNSLYGTLDLSYKETLYLNGTLRNDWFTTLSPENRSILYPSVSASYVFSNNFGDSSWLSFGKLRAAYAEVGSDTDVPPYSDVLFYSINANLFANSEGQVQPVAGANTSTLPNPNLKPARVTEAEVGLDLRMFDSRLNLDLSVYRKTTLDQIIPAQISNTSGFENTLINSGESRSDGVEALLTLVPIRNEDFRWDLTFNTSYNKTKVISLLTDEPGESIVVGSHAFNGFLYQVVGEEIGQLAGFGYKLDDQGRQIFADDGRPLRSDDIVFFGSALPRWIGGITNTFRYKNFNASFLVDFKLGGKMISGTNFNATRHGLHKQTLPGRDTGVVGVGVNEAGDTNTVATESQTYWEVIRSQQLIEPIVYDSGFWKLRQLTLGYDFGGLLSENALVEGVTLSLFANNLFIIKKWVPNIDPDSFGYSSDNVSGLESTGVPTTRTIGFNLNCKF; this comes from the coding sequence ATGAAAAACACAATCAAGAAGATAGGAGGCTACGCCATCTATCCGTTGAAGTTCCATCAAAAAATGAAACTCTGCTTTTACCTTTTCGCCATCGTATTTTTTCAAGCCCAGGGCAGCCCCTCCGAAGACACAAAAATCACGTTGACCTTGAAAAATGCCAGCATTGAAACGGTGCTTCAAAAAATCGAAACCTTAACGGAGTTTAAGATTTTGTACAACGACGACCAGATTGATTACAAACGAAAAGTGACTGTCGAATATGTCGATGAAACCGTAATGAAGATCCTGAGCGAACTGTTTGCGGACACCCCGGTAACTTTTGAGATTTTTGAAAGCCAAATTATTTTAACGAGAACTTTGCCCGTGGTCGCTAACGAGGAAGTAGAGCAAACCGCACAAAACGTACAACAGGAAGTTTCGGGCAAGGTTACCGATGCTAATGGGGCGCCTATACCTGGGGTCTCGGTACTGGAAAAAAATACGACGAACGGAACTGCCACCGATTTCGAGGGCAACTACACCATAGCAACAGGTTCAAATGCTACTTTGGTCTTCAGCGCCTTGGGTTTCGGAACCAAGGAAGTCGTCGTGGGACAGTCATCAACGATTGACGTAAGTCTAGAAGAAGATTCCCAAGCCTTGGATGAAGTGGTGGTAACAGCGCTGGGTATCAAACAGGAAACCCGTAAACTGGGATATGCGGTCGCCAAAGTAGATGCCGAGGAGGTAAACGTCAACCGATCTTCCAATTTCATGAATTCATTACAGGGCAAGGTTGCCGGGGTCAACGTATCAGCCTTGGGCACCGGACCCGGGGGATCTTCTAAAGTACGAATACGCGGACAATCCTCCATTTCGGGCACCAACAATCCGCTTATTGTAGTGAACGGGGTGCCCATCGATAATACCAGTTTCGGCACTAATATCGGTAGTAGTGGTAGCAGTGGGGAGTTGGGTACCAGTAGTGGCGGGGTTACCTCCGATGGTGGGGATGGATTTTCCAGTATCAATCCCGATGATATAGAGAGTATGACCGTCTTAAAAGGAGCTACGGGTGCTGCACTTTACGGCTCGCGGGCCAAGGATGGCGTTATCATGATTACGACCAAGACCCGTGGCAGCGGTCAAGGTATCGGTGTGGCCTATACCATTAGCGTTGCCGATCAAAATCCTCTGGATTTTACCGATTACCAGTACGAATATGGCCAAGGGGAGAACGGGGTACGGCCGACCTCGGCGAATCCCACTTCGGGGCAATGGTCCTTCGGTGAAAAATTCCAACCGGGAATGACGCAAGTTTTATATGACGGATTGGTATTGCCCTATGAGCCGGTATACGACAGGGTTAAAAAGTTCTATCGCCATGGGCTCGATGTGACGAACTCGATTTCACTTTCCGGCGGTGGGGACAAAGGCGGTTTTAACCTGTCGATGTCCAATCTCGACAGTAGAGGAATCACGCCCAACAATGAGTTCAAAAGGATAACGGCCAGTCTAGGTGCTACTTATAATTTATCGGAAAAGCTGTCCTTTACAACGAACATTAACTATTCCAACGAAAAGAATACGAACCCCCCCAACGTCGGCCAGCAAGACAATACTATTCCGGTATCCCTATTTAATGTGGCCAATTCGATGCCCTTGGATGTTTGGAAGGCGAATGCTTTCGACGAAAATGGTAATGAAATTGTATACTCCCGTTTCCGAAACAGGACCAACCCCTATTTTGTATTGGCCAAACAGTTCAACAATATCACAAGGGACCGTGTGTTCGGAAATGCATCCTTTAAATATAATTTCTTTCCGTGGCTTTTTGGGCAGGTAAGGGCCGGGCAGGATTATTGGTCCCGAGACCAGGATTATAATGGATTTCCAACGGGACAGGCGTCCAGGCCGCCAGCACCCGATGGTTTTGTCAATGGTACCTACACGCAGGAGGTGCGCCGGTTTCGGGAAACGAATGTTGATTTTCTATTGTCCGCAACAAAAGATTTTGGGGAGGATTTCGGGTTCGGACTGACTTTGGGCGGAAACAAAATGAAAAGAGTATCTAAATTGAACCGGGTAAACGTTACCGATTTCATCATAAGGGATCTGTATACGGTACAGAACGGTAGGGTAAAAGACCCCATTTTCAATCTTTCGGAAAGGGGAGTAAATTCTTTGTACGGTACTCTGGATCTTTCTTACAAGGAAACCCTTTATTTAAACGGGACATTGCGGAATGACTGGTTCACTACCTTGTCTCCTGAAAATAGAAGTATTTTATATCCTTCGGTATCCGCGAGCTATGTGTTTTCCAATAACTTTGGGGATTCCAGTTGGTTGTCATTTGGTAAGTTACGGGCTGCTTATGCAGAAGTGGGCAGTGATACCGACGTGCCTCCCTATTCCGATGTGTTGTTCTACAGCATAAATGCCAATCTCTTCGCCAATTCCGAAGGACAAGTACAGCCCGTGGCCGGAGCGAACACCAGCACCCTGCCCAATCCCAATCTAAAACCCGCCCGCGTTACCGAGGCCGAGGTAGGTCTGGATCTTCGAATGTTCGATTCTCGGTTAAACCTCGACCTGAGCGTGTACCGAAAGACTACTTTAGATCAAATTATCCCGGCACAGATATCGAATACCTCGGGGTTTGAGAATACGCTTATCAATAGTGGTGAGAGCCGCAGTGATGGGGTAGAGGCGTTGCTGACCTTGGTGCCGATCCGTAACGAGGATTTTCGTTGGGACCTTACTTTTAATACTTCGTACAACAAGACTAAGGTAATAAGCCTGTTAACGGATGAGCCCGGTGAAAGCATCGTGGTCGGTTCACATGCCTTCAACGGATTTCTATACCAAGTAGTGGGAGAGGAAATCGGTCAATTGGCCGGTTTCGGTTACAAATTGGATGACCAAGGCCGCCAGATTTTTGCCGATGACGGAAGACCCCTCCGTTCCGACGATATTGTCTTCTTCGGTAGTGCCTTGCCCCGATGGATCGGAGGTATAACAAACACTTTCCGCTATAAGAATTTCAATGCATCCTTCTTGGTGGATTTTAAACTAGGCGGCAAAATGATTTCAGGTACGAATTTTAATGCTACCCGTCACGGACTTCACAAACAGACCCTGCCCGGAAGGGATACCGGGGTAGTTGGGGTTGGGGTGAATGAAGCGGGAGATACCAATACGGTAGCTACCGAATCCCAGACCTATTGGGAAGTGATACGCTCGCAACAGCTTATCGAGCCCATCGTTTATGATAGCGGTTTTTGGAAATTGCGACAGTTGACCCTTGGTTACGACTTTGGTGGGCTTCTCTCCGAAAACGCATTGGTAGAAGGAGTAACGCTAAGTTTGTTCGCAAACAATCTGTTTATCATAAAAAAATGGGTGCCCAACATCGACCCCGATTCCTTCGGATATAGTTCGGACAACGTTTCGGGACTTGAGTCTACCGGGGTTCCGACGACCCGTACTATCGGTTTTAACCTCAACTGCAAATTTTAA